The following coding sequences lie in one Candidatus Hydrogenedentota bacterium genomic window:
- the rpmI gene encoding 50S ribosomal protein L35, with protein sequence MPKMKTNKSASKRFSFTKKGKIKRHKAFASHLKTHKSAKRKRGLRTAAILGPEDSARVKRMLPYG encoded by the coding sequence ATGCCGAAAATGAAAACCAACAAATCCGCTTCGAAGCGGTTCAGCTTTACAAAGAAGGGCAAGATCAAGCGGCATAAGGCGTTCGCAAGCCATTTGAAAACCCACAAGTCCGCCAAGCGCAAGCGGGGTCTGCGAACCGCCGCTATCCTGGGGCCGGAAGATTCGGCCCGCGTGAAGCGGATGCTGCCCTACGGCTGA
- the rplT gene encoding 50S ribosomal protein L20 — MPQATNAPASRRRRKKIIKLASGYRGSRHRLLKTARQAVEHSGIYAYRDRKVRKREFRKLWIARINAATRANGIPYSRFILGLRKANIDVNRKMLADMAVSDEAGFTKLVELAKAELD, encoded by the coding sequence ATGCCACAAGCAACAAACGCTCCTGCGTCGCGCCGCCGCCGCAAGAAGATTATCAAACTGGCTTCGGGATACCGTGGAAGCCGGCACCGCCTTCTCAAGACCGCCCGGCAGGCGGTCGAACATTCGGGCATTTACGCCTACCGCGACCGCAAGGTGCGCAAACGCGAGTTCCGCAAACTCTGGATCGCGCGCATCAACGCCGCGACACGCGCCAACGGCATACCGTATAGCCGGTTTATTCTCGGCCTGCGGAAGGCCAATATCGATGTCAACCGCAAGATGCTTGCCGACATGGCGGTATCGGACGAAGCCGGATTCACGAAGCTGGTAGAATTAGCCAAAGCCGAACTCGATTAG
- the hisA gene encoding 1-(5-phosphoribosyl)-5-[(5-phosphoribosylamino)methylideneamino]imidazole-4-carboxamide isomerase: protein MRIVPAVDIRGGRCVNLVQGDYDRETVFSDEPVDQARRWFEAVRGLIHIVDLDGAREGRLCALGVLRNLHEAGIPFEIGGGIRAMADVDSAAAAGAGRVILGTAAYRDPEFLQQAIARYPGKIAVGVDARDGRVALSAWRDTTDRDAVEFARDMQRAGAARIIYTDINSDGMMKGPNFAATGAVARALTIPVTASGGVSSIEDVRRLKELEPDGVDEVIIGRALYLGAINLAEAVAVAEGGS from the coding sequence ATGCGAATTGTACCGGCCGTCGATATCCGGGGTGGGCGTTGCGTCAACCTGGTGCAAGGCGATTACGACCGGGAAACCGTGTTCTCGGACGAGCCCGTCGACCAAGCCCGCCGGTGGTTTGAAGCGGTCCGCGGCTTGATTCATATCGTCGACCTGGACGGTGCGCGCGAGGGCCGCCTCTGCGCCCTCGGCGTGTTGCGGAACCTTCACGAGGCGGGTATCCCCTTCGAGATTGGCGGCGGCATTCGCGCCATGGCGGACGTGGACTCCGCCGCCGCCGCCGGCGCCGGCCGCGTGATTCTGGGCACGGCCGCTTACCGCGACCCTGAGTTCCTTCAACAGGCTATCGCCCGGTACCCGGGAAAAATCGCCGTCGGAGTGGATGCACGCGACGGCCGTGTCGCGCTGAGCGCGTGGCGCGATACCACCGACAGGGACGCCGTGGAATTCGCCCGGGATATGCAGCGAGCAGGCGCCGCCCGCATCATCTATACGGACATCAACAGCGACGGCATGATGAAGGGGCCCAACTTCGCCGCAACCGGGGCGGTGGCCAGAGCCTTGACCATTCCCGTGACCGCGTCCGGCGGGGTCTCGTCTATCGAGGATGTGCGGCGCTTGAAAGAGCTCGAACCGGATGGCGTCGATGAAGTAATCATCGGGCGCGCCCTTTATCTTGGGGCCATCAACCTGGCGGAGGCCGTCGCCGTCGCGGAGGGAGGTTCGTGA
- a CDS encoding prephenate dehydrogenase produces the protein MTQRYGAVTIIGVGLLGGSLALAMKARNMTDMVRGVGRNPATLEKASALGIIDASYLEPGEACRGADLVVICTPAGSVPAVLDAIRPTCSNAALVTDVASTKAVICSHAARTWPAPLRFVGSHPMAGSEKFGPEHASPALYEGCVTIVDANPAAAEARRAVTALWEAVGAKVVVLEPAVHDALVARTSHIPHIVAGCIARLAAAAGNVTPVVGTGFRDVTRVAAGRPELWRDICLTNRTAIAEGLELLEQNLAEVRRMVAEGRAGELDAFFEQAQQARRKALGEP, from the coding sequence GTGACCCAACGTTATGGCGCCGTGACCATCATTGGCGTGGGATTGCTGGGCGGTTCCCTCGCCCTGGCCATGAAGGCCAGAAACATGACGGACATGGTGCGCGGCGTGGGGCGCAACCCCGCGACGCTTGAGAAGGCCAGCGCTCTCGGCATCATCGATGCGTCATACCTGGAACCTGGCGAGGCATGCCGGGGCGCGGACCTGGTTGTGATTTGTACGCCGGCGGGGAGTGTGCCGGCGGTTCTGGACGCCATCCGCCCGACGTGTTCGAACGCGGCGCTTGTCACCGATGTGGCCAGCACCAAAGCCGTCATTTGCAGTCACGCCGCCCGCACCTGGCCCGCGCCGTTGCGTTTTGTGGGCAGTCATCCCATGGCCGGCTCGGAGAAGTTCGGACCCGAACACGCATCCCCGGCGCTCTATGAGGGCTGCGTCACCATCGTCGATGCCAACCCGGCCGCGGCAGAAGCGAGACGCGCGGTCACCGCGCTGTGGGAAGCCGTAGGCGCGAAGGTCGTCGTCCTCGAGCCGGCGGTGCACGACGCCCTTGTCGCGCGCACCAGCCATATCCCCCATATCGTGGCGGGCTGCATTGCGCGGCTGGCCGCAGCGGCGGGCAATGTCACGCCCGTGGTCGGGACGGGGTTCCGCGACGTGACCCGCGTGGCGGCGGGCCGGCCCGAACTCTGGCGCGACATCTGCCTCACCAACCGGACGGCCATCGCCGAAGGTCTCGAGTTGCTGGAGCAGAACTTGGCCGAGGTCCGGCGCATGGTAGCCGAAGGCCGCGCCGGCGAATTGGATGCCTTCTTCGAGCAGGCCCAGCAGGCGCGGCGCAAAGCATTGGGAGAGCCATGA
- the tmk gene encoding dTMP kinase encodes MKGAFITLEGVEGCGKTTQMSMLRDRLEADGHRVLLTREPGGTPIAEAVRDILLDPANTALSPVAELLLYEAARAQHVAERIKPALDNGIIVICDRFADSTTAYQGAGRVLPLDTVLALHRVATGTVWPDLTIVLDIPAEAGLKRAAAARDRDRIEREPLAFHQRVRAEFLRIAEAEPERVKVVDASQPLETVAEAIYAHVSKVLEQP; translated from the coding sequence ATGAAAGGGGCGTTCATAACGCTGGAAGGCGTCGAGGGCTGCGGCAAGACTACGCAGATGTCCATGCTCCGGGACCGCCTCGAGGCGGACGGACATCGCGTTTTGCTCACACGTGAACCCGGCGGGACGCCTATCGCCGAAGCGGTGCGCGACATCCTTCTCGACCCCGCTAACACCGCCCTGTCTCCCGTGGCCGAGTTGCTGTTGTATGAGGCTGCACGCGCGCAACACGTCGCCGAACGCATCAAACCCGCCCTCGACAACGGCATCATCGTCATATGTGACCGGTTCGCCGACAGCACGACGGCCTACCAGGGCGCGGGCCGGGTGTTGCCTCTCGATACGGTGCTGGCCCTGCATCGCGTGGCTACCGGAACAGTCTGGCCCGACCTGACCATCGTGCTGGACATCCCTGCCGAGGCCGGGCTCAAGCGCGCCGCCGCGGCGCGCGACCGCGACCGCATCGAGCGGGAACCCCTCGCGTTTCATCAGCGCGTGCGCGCTGAGTTCCTGCGCATCGCCGAGGCGGAACCGGAGCGCGTGAAAGTCGTCGATGCGTCTCAACCGCTTGAAACCGTTGCCGAGGCCATTTATGCACACGTAAGCAAGGTGTTGGAGCAGCCGTGA
- the holB gene encoding DNA polymerase III subunit delta' gives MSFSDIRDQEVAVRLLRQILRRGRIPNAMLFWGPGGVGKALTALEMAKAVQCKQRGDDACGECLQCRKVASGNHPDVRVVTPKDKTRLIKKEAIEEINEICSLRPYESEWRIVIFHDAERMNAPAQNHFLKMLEEPPGRTLFILVSELPRELLPTIRSRCQMVRFRSLRPETVLALLQRERELPPDKAESIAALSQGRMDRAFDLLDSDKRELVLHIVAQLKGGADPVELSEEFAKRLEAQRKEVEAVIDAELKISAGETFGIEDKEAMKEERLALTQAAFQRGILDYLFLLETWYRDEMVYAATKKEGSIFNRDHLDGVRDRLSTVPENKIEAVEKARYYLDRFVNEERVFRDLFFALAAD, from the coding sequence GTGAGTTTTTCGGACATTAGAGATCAGGAAGTGGCCGTTCGCCTGTTGCGGCAGATTCTGCGCCGTGGCCGTATCCCGAACGCGATGTTGTTCTGGGGCCCGGGCGGCGTCGGCAAGGCGCTGACCGCCCTGGAGATGGCCAAAGCGGTGCAGTGCAAGCAGCGGGGGGACGACGCTTGCGGCGAATGCCTCCAGTGCCGGAAGGTTGCCAGCGGAAACCACCCGGACGTACGGGTCGTCACGCCAAAGGACAAGACCCGGCTCATCAAGAAGGAGGCGATTGAGGAAATCAACGAGATCTGCTCGTTGCGGCCGTACGAGTCGGAATGGCGGATCGTCATCTTCCACGACGCCGAACGCATGAACGCGCCTGCCCAGAACCACTTTCTCAAGATGCTCGAGGAACCCCCGGGGCGTACCCTGTTCATTCTGGTCAGTGAATTGCCGCGCGAGCTGCTCCCAACCATCCGGTCGCGATGCCAGATGGTGCGGTTTCGAAGCCTTCGGCCCGAAACGGTTCTGGCACTGCTCCAACGGGAGCGGGAGTTGCCGCCCGACAAGGCCGAATCGATCGCGGCGCTCTCGCAAGGCCGTATGGACCGGGCCTTCGATCTGTTGGATTCGGACAAGCGCGAGCTTGTGTTGCACATCGTCGCCCAACTGAAAGGCGGCGCGGATCCCGTTGAGCTCTCGGAGGAGTTCGCGAAACGCCTCGAAGCCCAGCGAAAAGAGGTTGAGGCCGTTATTGACGCGGAGCTGAAGATTAGTGCCGGGGAAACATTCGGCATCGAGGACAAGGAGGCCATGAAAGAAGAGCGCCTGGCCCTTACCCAGGCAGCCTTCCAGCGTGGTATACTCGATTATCTGTTCCTGTTGGAAACGTGGTACCGTGACGAGATGGTCTACGCGGCCACGAAGAAAGAAGGCAGCATTTTCAACCGGGACCACCTGGACGGCGTCCGTGACCGGCTCTCCACCGTGCCGGAGAACAAGATCGAGGCGGTGGAGAAAGCGCGGTATTACCTCGACCGGTTCGTGAATGAGGAACGCGTGTTTCGCGACCTTTTCTTCGCTTTGGCGGCTGATTAG
- the ricT gene encoding regulatory iron-sulfur-containing complex subunit RicT — protein sequence MQTVKIRLRKPTRVFTFLSEDIPLIRNDKCIVRSDRGLEYGICIVPPEDCPEGMKELVKMNVVRRASLADESTFNQIQREEDRAKGICAQKIAQHKLSMKLVDVEYTFDKHKVIFYFTAAERVDFRKLVRDLAQELKTRIELRHIQVRDEAKLVGGLGVCGRELCCACWLTEFQPISMKMAKRQSLSLNPSKISGQCGRLLCCLAYENDQYPDPRRMKAAAHTSAEAAFEEFDDTSELDDTEITEEVGEEVVVVSNADLTALEDAVQPPEPASPPQQTEQAGGHRKGKRRSRRRRHKSKKPLGDAPGNTGGAPT from the coding sequence ATGCAGACCGTGAAAATCCGTCTCCGCAAGCCCACGCGAGTGTTCACCTTCTTGTCTGAAGACATCCCGTTGATACGCAACGACAAATGCATCGTGCGGAGCGATCGCGGCCTGGAATACGGCATCTGTATCGTGCCTCCCGAGGACTGTCCCGAGGGCATGAAGGAATTGGTCAAGATGAACGTCGTGCGCCGGGCTTCGCTGGCCGACGAAAGCACGTTCAACCAGATCCAGCGCGAGGAGGACCGCGCGAAGGGAATCTGTGCCCAGAAGATCGCCCAGCACAAGCTCTCGATGAAGCTGGTCGATGTCGAATACACCTTCGACAAACACAAGGTCATCTTTTACTTTACCGCCGCAGAACGGGTGGACTTCCGCAAACTCGTGCGCGACCTTGCCCAGGAACTCAAAACCCGCATCGAGTTGCGCCACATCCAGGTGCGCGACGAAGCGAAGCTGGTGGGGGGATTGGGTGTGTGCGGGCGCGAACTCTGCTGCGCGTGCTGGCTGACGGAATTCCAGCCCATCTCGATGAAGATGGCTAAGCGGCAGAGCCTTTCGCTGAATCCGTCGAAGATCAGCGGCCAGTGCGGCCGCTTGCTGTGCTGCCTCGCCTATGAGAATGACCAGTATCCCGATCCGCGCAGAATGAAAGCGGCCGCACACACGTCAGCCGAGGCAGCCTTCGAGGAATTTGACGATACCTCGGAGCTCGACGACACGGAGATAACCGAGGAAGTGGGGGAAGAGGTGGTCGTCGTCAGCAATGCCGATCTAACGGCGCTCGAGGACGCCGTGCAGCCTCCGGAACCTGCTTCGCCGCCACAGCAGACGGAACAGGCGGGCGGGCATAGGAAGGGCAAACGGCGTTCGCGGCGGCGGCGGCACAAGTCCAAGAAACCCTTGGGTGACGCCCCGGGCAACACAGGCGGTGCCCCTACTTGA